The Rhodopseudomonas palustris genome window below encodes:
- a CDS encoding MbcA/ParS/Xre antitoxin family protein has translation MSVRPPSEVFEELKRLRREGDNRPLDELLDDARLALRGSTDSAATPIRTLEIRALADRVFADPAKAEAWLNHPNRGLNGQRPLDLLRDELGAAVVREQLEQIDHGIFA, from the coding sequence ATGTCTGTCAGGCCACCTTCGGAAGTCTTTGAAGAATTGAAGAGGCTTCGCCGCGAGGGAGACAACCGCCCCCTCGACGAATTGCTGGATGACGCCCGACTGGCCCTTCGGGGCTCCACCGACTCTGCCGCCACCCCGATCCGAACGCTGGAAATCCGCGCGCTGGCAGATCGAGTCTTTGCCGATCCGGCCAAGGCAGAGGCCTGGCTCAACCACCCGAACCGGGGTTTGAACGGACAGCGTCCGCTCGACCTGCTGCGTGACGAACTCGGGGCTGCAGTGGTTCGTGAACAACTGGAGCAGATCGACCACGGAA